In Camelina sativa cultivar DH55 chromosome 16, Cs, whole genome shotgun sequence, a single window of DNA contains:
- the LOC104751221 gene encoding lectin-like protein At1g53070: MKNQMLCFTTLFIAIFFTSQSTTTTAYNFKFNSFGGNGTGLISFHGDAEYGPNSSGAIALTRDNIPFSHGRAIHISPVTFKPNATSLYPFKTSFTFSITPKTNPGPGHGLAFIVVPANQHDGSGLGYLSLVNRTSNGNPNNHLFAVEFDVFQDKNLRDMNDNHVGVDINSVDSVVSVKSGYWVMTRNGWLFKDLKLSSGDRYRAWIEYNNNHKVISVTIGLAHLKKPNRPLIEAKFDLSNVVHEVMYIGFAGSMGHGVQRHEIWDWAFQN; the protein is encoded by the coding sequence atgaagaaccAAATGCTCTGTTTCACCACTCTGTTCATAGCTATCTTCTTCACCTCTCAATCCACAACCACCACTGCTtacaatttcaaattcaattccttTGGTGGTAATGGCACCGGTCTAATATCATTCCATGGAGACGCTGAGTATGGTCCGAACAGCTCCGGAGCCATCGCATTGACACGAGACAACATCCCTTTCTCACACGGCCGAGCTATTCACATCAGTCCAGTCACTTTCAAGCCTAACGCTACGTCTCTCTACCCTTTCAAAACCTCTTTCACTTTCTCCATTACTCCTAAAACAAACCCTGGTCCAGGTCACGGCCTCGCCTTCATCGTCGTACCCGCTAACCAACACGACGGTTCCGGTTTAGGTTATCTCAGTCTTGTGAACCGAACCAGCAACGGTAATCCTAATAACCATCTCTTTGCTGTCGAGTTTGATGTCTTTCAGGACAAGAACCTCCGTGATATGAACGATAACCATGTCGGAGTCGACATTAACTCGGTTGATTCGGTGGTTTCGGTCAAATCCGGTTATTGGGTTATGACAAGAAACGGTTGGTTGTTTAAGGATTTGAAGCTGAGTAGTGGAGACAGATACAGGGCTTGGATCGAGTACAACAACAATCACAAAGTCATCTCGGTTACCATTGGTTTGGCACATTTGAAGAAACCGAACCGGCCTTTGATCGAAGCAAAATTCGACCTTTCCAATGTGGTTCACGAGGTAATGTATATCGGTTTCGCCGGTTCGATGGGACATGGTGTCCAGCGTCACGAGATTTGGGACTGGGCTTTCCAGAACTGA